A single genomic interval of Mycolicibacterium sp. MU0053 harbors:
- a CDS encoding ComF family protein, whose product MLDLILPLECGGCGAPATRWCAACASALTVAADQPHLVTPRNDPGVPVFALGRYAGARRAAIVALKERRRTDLAAPLSRALALGVHRLLTWGMVGLPLVLVPAPTRRSSARRRGGDPVTRLAVAAVAGHPQLAVAPALRMRALVRDSVGLNSRGRERNVAGRVLLTAHPPRGAEILVVDDIVTTGTTAREAVRVLQTSGARVTGVLTLAYA is encoded by the coding sequence GTGCTCGATCTGATCCTGCCGCTGGAATGTGGCGGTTGCGGCGCACCGGCGACGCGGTGGTGCGCGGCGTGCGCGTCCGCGCTCACGGTCGCCGCGGATCAGCCCCACCTGGTGACCCCGCGCAACGATCCCGGCGTGCCGGTTTTCGCGCTGGGCCGCTACGCCGGGGCGCGCCGGGCCGCGATCGTCGCCCTCAAGGAGCGTCGCCGCACCGATCTGGCCGCCCCGTTGTCGCGCGCACTGGCGCTCGGGGTGCACAGGTTGCTGACCTGGGGGATGGTCGGGCTGCCGTTGGTGCTCGTGCCGGCCCCGACCCGGCGGTCCTCGGCGCGCCGCCGCGGCGGCGACCCGGTGACGCGGCTGGCGGTCGCGGCGGTGGCCGGCCATCCGCAGCTCGCCGTCGCGCCGGCGCTGCGGATGCGCGCGCTGGTGCGCGACTCGGTCGGGCTCAACAGCCGCGGCCGCGAACGCAACGTCGCCGGTCGGGTTCTGCTGACCGCACACCCGCCGCGCGGCGCCGAGATCCTCGTCGTCGACGACATCGTCACCACGGGCACGACGGCCCGCGAAGCCGTGCGCGTCCTGCAAACTTCCGGGGCGCGCGTGACGGGTGTGCTGACGCTCGCGTACGCCTGA
- the lpqB gene encoding MtrAB system accessory lipoprotein LpqB encodes MNRLLGLLLTLGTVVAVLAGCAGVPNSSAPQAIGTVERAAPQDLPKPTPGMAPDQLLREFLKATADPANRHLAARQFLTESASREWDDAGSALLIDRVVFTETRKADRVSVSMQADILGSLSDMGVFETAEGSLPDPGPIELVKTPEGWRIDKLPNGVFLDWKQFQETYKRYPLYFVEPTGKTTVPDPRYVAVSERDQLATELVSKLIAGPRPELANSVRNMLGAPLQLRGPVTRADGGKSGVGNGYGGARIELENLPSSDPQSRSLLAAQIIWTLARADVKGPYVIEVDGLPLDERFADGWETSDVAATDPGAADGASAGLHAVVDGSLMFLDGQRATPVGGVLGTMGDQRSAALSRDGSGVASVVALRVGAPDAVSMLWIDNSGQDAVEAIKGRTLTRPTWALDGAVWVVVDGNNVVRVTQEAATGQPARVPVDSIAVATKYPGTVTELQLSRDGTRAALVIEGQVILSGVEQTPGGQFALTYPRRLGFGLESSVVSLSWRTGDDIVVSRNAPAHPVSYVNLDGVNSDGPSRGLALPVGTVAANPSTVYVADQQGVMQLSGSGADNDQAWSGVRAFLTPGAVPVLPG; translated from the coding sequence GTGAATCGGCTGCTTGGTCTGCTGCTGACCCTGGGTACCGTCGTCGCCGTCCTGGCCGGCTGCGCGGGCGTGCCCAATTCGTCGGCGCCGCAGGCGATCGGCACTGTGGAGCGGGCCGCCCCACAGGACCTGCCCAAGCCGACGCCCGGGATGGCGCCGGACCAGCTGTTGCGCGAATTCCTCAAGGCCACCGCCGATCCCGCCAACCGACATCTGGCCGCTCGGCAGTTCCTCACCGAATCGGCCTCCCGCGAATGGGACGACGCCGGCAGCGCACTGCTGATCGACCGCGTGGTGTTCACCGAAACCCGCAAAGCGGACCGTGTCTCGGTGAGCATGCAGGCCGACATCCTCGGCTCGTTGTCGGATATGGGTGTCTTCGAGACCGCCGAGGGTTCGCTGCCCGACCCGGGGCCCATCGAGTTGGTGAAGACGCCCGAGGGTTGGCGCATCGACAAGTTGCCCAACGGAGTGTTCCTGGACTGGAAGCAGTTTCAGGAGACCTACAAGCGTTACCCGCTGTATTTCGTCGAGCCGACCGGGAAGACCACGGTGCCCGATCCGCGCTACGTCGCGGTCTCCGAGCGCGATCAGTTGGCCACCGAACTGGTGTCCAAGCTGATCGCCGGGCCCCGCCCCGAGCTGGCCAACTCGGTGCGCAACATGCTCGGCGCGCCGCTGCAGTTGCGCGGTCCGGTGACCCGGGCCGACGGCGGCAAGTCCGGCGTCGGCAACGGCTACGGCGGCGCCCGCATCGAGTTGGAGAACCTGCCCAGCTCCGATCCGCAGAGTCGGTCTTTGCTTGCCGCCCAGATCATCTGGACGCTGGCGCGGGCCGACGTCAAGGGCCCCTACGTGATCGAGGTCGACGGTCTGCCGCTGGACGAGCGCTTTGCCGACGGCTGGGAGACCTCCGACGTCGCGGCGACCGATCCCGGTGCCGCGGACGGCGCCTCGGCCGGACTGCACGCGGTGGTCGACGGCTCGCTGATGTTCCTGGACGGCCAGCGGGCGACCCCGGTCGGCGGCGTGCTCGGCACGATGGGAGATCAGCGGTCGGCGGCGTTGTCGCGGGACGGCAGCGGGGTCGCCTCGGTGGTGGCGTTGCGGGTCGGCGCCCCGGATGCGGTGTCGATGCTGTGGATCGACAACAGCGGCCAGGACGCGGTCGAGGCCATCAAGGGCCGCACCCTGACTCGCCCCACCTGGGCGCTGGACGGCGCGGTGTGGGTGGTGGTGGACGGCAACAACGTGGTGCGGGTGACGCAGGAGGCGGCCACCGGCCAGCCGGCCCGCGTCCCGGTGGACTCGATCGCGGTGGCCACCAAGTATCCCGGTACGGTCACCGAACTGCAGCTCTCGCGCGACGGCACCCGGGCCGCGCTGGTGATCGAGGGCCAGGTGATCCTCTCCGGCGTCGAGCAGACCCCGGGCGGGCAGTTTGCGCTGACCTACCCCCGGCGCCTGGGGTTCGGGCTGGAGTCCTCGGTGGTGTCGCTGTCGTGGCGGACCGGCGACGACATCGTCGTCAGCCGCAACGCACCGGCGCATCCGGTGTCCTACGTGAACCTCGACGGGGTCAACTCCGATGGACCCAGCCGGGGCCTGGCGCTGCCGGTGGGCACGGTGGCGGCCAACCCGTCCACGGTCTACGTGGCCGACCAGCAGGGCGTGATGCAGCTGTCCGGTTCGGGGGCCGACAACGATCAGGCGTGGTCGGGGGTGCGGGCGTTCCTGACGCCCGGGGCGGTGCCGGTGCTGCCGGGCTGA
- the mtrB gene encoding MtrAB system histidine kinase MtrB — MIGRSKRRSRGRWGRSGPLLRGLNALSRAVGVAWRRSLQLRVVVLTLGLSLTVILVLGFVLTSQITDRVLDVKVRAATEEIERAGTIVAGIVGGEETRSLDSSLQLARNTLTSRATSTGLAGTFDAVLVVPGDGPRAATAAGPIDEIPAALREFVLAGQVSYQYAAVDTDGFSGSALVIGSPTASRVTNLELYLIFPLSGEERTIALVRGTMVTGGLVLLLLLAGIAWLVSRQVVQPVRSASQIAERFAEGHLTERMPVRGEDDMARLAVSFNDMAESLSRQITQLEEFGNLQRRFTSDVSHELRTPLTTVRMAADLIYDNSEELDPALRRSTELMVNELDRFESLLNDLLEISRHDAGVAELSVESVDLRSTVNSALENVGHLADDAGIELLVDMPGDGVIAEVDPRRVERILRNLIANAIDHAEHKPVRIRMAADEDTVAVTVRDYGVGLRPGEEKLVFSRFWRSDPARVRRSGGTGLGLAISIEDARLHQGRLEAWGEPGSGSCFRLTLPLVRGHKVTTSPLPMKPVGAESKDRQRQARAREHAGDSG, encoded by the coding sequence ATGATCGGTCGCTCGAAACGGCGTAGCCGGGGCCGTTGGGGGCGATCGGGTCCGCTACTGCGCGGGCTGAATGCACTGAGCCGTGCGGTGGGGGTGGCGTGGCGGCGGTCGCTGCAACTGCGGGTCGTGGTGCTCACGCTCGGGCTCTCGCTGACCGTGATCCTCGTGCTGGGCTTCGTGCTCACCAGTCAGATCACCGACCGCGTGCTCGATGTGAAGGTCCGCGCGGCCACTGAGGAGATCGAGCGGGCCGGCACGATAGTGGCCGGAATCGTCGGCGGCGAGGAAACCCGGTCGCTGGACAGCAGCCTGCAACTGGCCCGCAACACCTTGACGTCGCGCGCCACCTCGACCGGCCTCGCCGGCACCTTCGATGCCGTGCTGGTGGTCCCGGGCGACGGACCGCGCGCCGCCACCGCGGCCGGCCCCATCGACGAGATCCCGGCGGCGCTGCGGGAATTCGTGCTGGCCGGTCAGGTCAGCTATCAGTACGCCGCGGTGGACACCGACGGCTTCTCGGGATCGGCACTGGTGATCGGCAGCCCCACCGCCTCCCGGGTGACCAACCTGGAGCTCTACCTGATCTTCCCGCTCTCCGGCGAGGAACGGACCATCGCGCTGGTGCGCGGCACCATGGTGACCGGCGGGTTGGTGCTGCTGCTGTTGCTGGCCGGGATCGCCTGGCTGGTGTCGCGGCAGGTGGTGCAGCCGGTGCGGTCGGCCTCGCAGATCGCCGAGCGCTTCGCCGAGGGGCATCTGACCGAACGGATGCCGGTGCGCGGTGAGGACGACATGGCCCGACTCGCGGTGTCGTTCAACGACATGGCCGAGAGCTTGAGCCGGCAGATCACCCAACTCGAGGAGTTCGGCAACCTGCAGCGGCGATTCACCTCCGACGTCAGCCACGAGTTGCGCACCCCGCTGACCACGGTGCGGATGGCCGCCGACCTGATCTACGACAACAGCGAGGAACTCGATCCGGCGTTGCGGCGCTCCACCGAACTGATGGTCAACGAGTTGGACCGGTTCGAGTCGCTGCTGAACGACCTGTTGGAGATCTCGCGCCACGACGCCGGTGTCGCGGAGTTGTCGGTGGAATCGGTGGACCTGCGCTCGACGGTGAACAGCGCCTTGGAGAACGTCGGGCACCTGGCCGACGACGCCGGCATCGAGTTGCTCGTCGACATGCCGGGCGACGGGGTGATCGCCGAGGTCGACCCGCGACGGGTGGAACGGATCCTGCGCAACCTGATCGCCAACGCGATCGACCACGCCGAACACAAGCCGGTCCGGATCCGGATGGCCGCCGACGAGGACACCGTCGCGGTGACGGTCCGCGACTATGGTGTGGGTTTGCGGCCGGGTGAGGAGAAGCTGGTGTTCAGTCGGTTCTGGCGCTCGGATCCGGCGCGGGTGCGCCGCTCGGGCGGCACCGGACTGGGCCTCGCGATCAGCATCGAGGACGCCCGGTTGCACCAGGGCCGGCTGGAGGCCTGGGGCGAGCCCGGCAGCGGGTCCTGCTTCCGCCTGACGCTGCCGCTGGTGCGGGGCCACAAGGTGACCACGAGTCCGCTGCCGATGAAACCCGTTGGCGCCGAAAGCAAGGACCGGCAGCGCCAGGCGCGGGCCCGCGAGCACGCCGGAGACAGCGGGTGA
- the mtrA gene encoding two-component system response regulator MtrA, with amino-acid sequence MRQRILVVDDDASLAEMLTIVLRNEGFDTAVIGDGTQALTAVRELRPDLVLLDLMLPGMNGIDVCRVLRADSGVPIVMLTAKTDTVDVVLGLESGADDYVMKPFKPKELVARVRARLRRNEDEPAEMLSIGDVEIDVPAHKVTRQGEQISLTPLEFDLLVALARKPRQVFTRDVLLEQVWGYRHPADTRLVNVHVQRLRAKVEKDPENPQVVLTVRGVGYKAGPP; translated from the coding sequence ATGAGGCAAAGAATCCTTGTCGTCGATGACGACGCGTCGCTGGCCGAGATGCTGACCATCGTCCTGCGGAACGAGGGTTTCGACACCGCGGTCATCGGCGACGGTACGCAGGCGCTGACCGCCGTGCGCGAGTTGCGGCCGGATCTGGTCCTGTTGGACCTGATGCTGCCCGGGATGAACGGCATCGACGTCTGCCGGGTGCTGCGCGCCGACTCCGGCGTGCCCATTGTGATGCTGACCGCCAAGACCGACACCGTGGACGTGGTGCTCGGGCTCGAGTCGGGTGCCGACGACTATGTGATGAAGCCGTTCAAGCCCAAGGAACTGGTGGCCCGGGTCCGCGCGCGGCTGCGCCGCAACGAGGACGAACCCGCCGAGATGCTGTCCATCGGGGACGTCGAGATCGACGTGCCGGCGCACAAGGTCACCCGCCAGGGCGAGCAGATCTCGCTGACCCCGCTGGAGTTCGACCTGCTGGTCGCGCTGGCACGGAAACCACGCCAGGTGTTTACTCGGGATGTGCTGCTCGAACAGGTCTGGGGCTATCGGCATCCCGCCGACACCCGGTTGGTGAACGTGCACGTCCAGCGGCTGCGCGCCAAGGTCGAGAAGGATCCCGAGAACCCGCAGGTGGTGCTGACCGTTCGAGGAGTGGGATACAAGGCCGGACCTCCGTGA